The Eubacteriaceae bacterium Marseille-Q4139 genome has a window encoding:
- a CDS encoding YfhO family protein: MLSRKDSAGAGEEPSVRESMAASDGEPSVREVMAASNGEPSVREVTAASNAEPPVRETMAGSSAEPSAPEASSAFGAEPSAPEETAAVPPSAASQASKSRRRGNPVKTKEDASIVRPGDGLLVAFFVPIVIMLIIYAQRGIFPFGEESFLRTDMYHQYAPFFSEFQYKLRTGGSLLYSWDVGMGVNFAALYAYYLASPLNWLILLCPKAYIIEFMTYMIVIKTGLAGLSFAWYLKKHCRTSTIGIGMFGIFYALSGYMAAYSWNIMWLDCILLFPLIVLGLERLVKRGRGFLYCLTLGLSILSNYYISIMTCIFLVLYFIALLILERPGKFKKYAMACLRFAVYSLLAGGLAAIVLLPEIFALQATASGNFTFPSAWSSYFSIFDMIARHIGNVQSEIGLDHWPNIYCGVAVLMFFLMYLACRKISVKEKSVYCGLLLIFFASFSINVLNFIWHGFHYPNSLPCRQSFIYIFLMLFICFRAFLHLKTMPRSHVAASFWGAVCFVLLAEKLVEQEHFHFAVYYAAILFLSIYTGLIYMYRRGRRGLAVFLALTVVSVEAAVNMTVTSVTTTSRTAYTADNEDVRFLAETLQPAEDFYRVEKKTRKTKNDGAWMNFPSVSLFSSTANADLTKFFKRMGCEASTNAYSITGSTPLVDMLLSVRYALYSERMENTDIMMYLRESGETYLYENIYTLPLGFVVPSDLEENWLYQMDNPADVQNDLCGVLGSDPVLALVDGEMTGNTYRFTADITGEYYAYVANKQVKDVKASLPTGQKSFSNTDRGYFLELGTIADGNEVTFTAGQTGEQLNVFVYRFSERAFISVYEKLNEMPMHLTSWTDTELSGTVDAAEAGMFLTTIPYDEGWTVTVDGEPAVTKKAFEAFLALDLPEGQHEIHFSYFPKGLKGGMILTGASAAVLLLLYLIRRQTDKQDKKDTRRTNP, encoded by the coding sequence TCCCAGGCGTCAAAATCCAGAAGGCGTGGAAATCCTGTGAAAACGAAGGAGGACGCGTCCATCGTCCGCCCCGGCGACGGGCTTCTTGTGGCGTTTTTTGTGCCGATAGTCATCATGCTCATCATCTACGCCCAGCGGGGGATTTTCCCCTTTGGAGAAGAGAGTTTCCTGCGTACCGACATGTACCACCAGTATGCGCCGTTTTTCTCCGAATTTCAGTATAAACTGAGAACCGGCGGCAGCCTGCTTTACAGCTGGGACGTAGGCATGGGCGTCAACTTTGCGGCCCTCTATGCTTACTATCTGGCAAGTCCGTTAAACTGGCTGATTTTACTCTGCCCGAAGGCCTATATCATCGAATTCATGACGTACATGATCGTCATAAAGACGGGCCTTGCAGGCTTAAGCTTTGCCTGGTATTTAAAGAAGCACTGCCGGACGAGTACCATCGGAATCGGCATGTTCGGGATTTTTTATGCCCTTTCCGGCTACATGGCCGCATATAGCTGGAATATCATGTGGTTAGACTGCATCCTGCTGTTTCCGCTCATTGTCCTGGGGCTTGAGAGGCTCGTAAAGCGCGGCCGCGGCTTTTTATACTGCCTGACGTTAGGACTTTCGATCCTTTCCAATTATTATATCTCCATCATGACGTGCATTTTCCTGGTGCTTTACTTCATTGCGCTGTTAATTCTGGAGCGGCCTGGGAAATTTAAGAAATACGCGATGGCATGCCTGCGGTTTGCCGTCTACTCGCTGCTCGCCGGAGGGCTGGCGGCCATCGTCCTGCTGCCGGAGATTTTCGCCCTTCAGGCTACGGCTTCGGGGAATTTCACCTTCCCGTCCGCCTGGAGTTCCTATTTCTCCATCTTCGACATGATCGCCCGCCATATCGGGAACGTACAGTCGGAAATCGGGCTGGATCACTGGCCGAATATCTACTGCGGCGTGGCCGTGCTGATGTTTTTCCTCATGTACCTGGCCTGCCGGAAAATATCCGTGAAGGAGAAGAGCGTTTACTGCGGCCTGCTGCTGATCTTTTTCGCCAGCTTCTCCATCAACGTCTTAAATTTCATCTGGCACGGCTTCCATTACCCCAACAGCCTGCCGTGCAGACAGTCGTTTATCTATATCTTTTTGATGCTGTTTATCTGCTTCCGGGCATTTCTGCACTTAAAAACCATGCCCCGGAGCCATGTGGCGGCCTCCTTTTGGGGCGCAGTCTGCTTCGTCCTTCTGGCGGAAAAGCTGGTGGAGCAGGAGCACTTCCACTTTGCGGTTTACTATGCGGCGATCCTGTTTTTGTCCATTTACACAGGGCTCATCTACATGTACCGGCGCGGAAGGCGCGGCCTGGCCGTGTTTCTGGCGCTGACGGTGGTGTCGGTGGAAGCGGCCGTCAACATGACGGTCACGAGCGTGACGACGACGAGCCGGACGGCCTATACGGCCGACAATGAGGATGTGAGGTTCCTGGCGGAGACGCTCCAGCCGGCGGAGGACTTTTACCGGGTGGAGAAGAAGACGCGGAAGACGAAAAACGACGGGGCATGGATGAATTTCCCGTCCGTCTCCCTGTTTTCGTCCACGGCCAACGCAGATCTCACGAAATTTTTCAAGCGCATGGGCTGTGAGGCGTCCACGAACGCTTACAGCATCACCGGCAGCACGCCGCTCGTGGACATGCTGCTGTCCGTCCGCTATGCGCTGTATTCCGAGCGGATGGAAAACACGGATATCATGATGTATCTCAGAGAATCCGGGGAGACATACCTTTACGAAAATATTTACACGCTGCCCTTGGGCTTTGTTGTCCCGTCGGATCTGGAAGAAAACTGGCTGTACCAGATGGACAACCCGGCGGACGTGCAGAACGACCTCTGCGGCGTGCTTGGCTCCGATCCTGTGCTGGCGCTTGTGGACGGAGAGATGACGGGAAACACCTACCGATTTACGGCAGACATCACAGGCGAATATTACGCCTATGTGGCAAATAAGCAGGTGAAGGACGTGAAGGCGTCCCTGCCCACGGGCCAGAAGAGCTTTTCCAACACGGACAGGGGATATTTCCTGGAGCTTGGCACCATTGCCGACGGAAACGAAGTGACGTTTACGGCCGGCCAGACAGGCGAACAGTTAAATGTCTTCGTCTACCGGTTTTCCGAGAGGGCGTTCATCTCCGTCTATGAAAAATTAAACGAGATGCCCATGCACCTTACAAGCTGGACCGATACGGAGCTTTCCGGAACCGTCGATGCGGCGGAGGCCGGTATGTTTCTTACGACAATCCCTTACGACGAGGGCTGGACGGTGACGGTGGACGGGGAGCCGGCCGTGACGAAGAAGGCGTTCGAGGCCTTTCTGGCCCTGGATCTTCCCGAGGGACAGCATGAAATCCATTTTTCCTATTTCCCGAAGGGCTTAAAGGGCGGCATGATCCTTACAGGCGCCTCAGCCGCGGTTCTGCTGCTTTTATATCTGATCCGCAGACAGACGGATAAACAAGACAAAAAAGATACAAGGAGGACAAATCCATGA
- the argH gene encoding argininosuccinate lyase: MKLWGGRFTKETDALVHNFNESISFDQKFYRQDIRGSIAHVTMLAKQGILSAEDKEAIVSGLEGILSDLETGRLEITTEYEDIHSFVEATLIERIGEAGKRLHTGRSRNDQVALDMKLYTRDEIDELDGLLKGLLSELLTLMEDNLHTYMPGFTHLQKAQPVTLSHHLGAYYEMFRRDRGRLLDIRKRMNVCPLGSGALAGTTYPLDREYTAELLGFDGPTLNSMDSVSDRDYLIELLSALSIIAMHLSRFSEEIIIWNSNEYQFVEMDDSYSTGSSIMPQKKNPDIAELIRGKAGRVYGALMSLLTVMKGIPLAYDKDLQEDKELTFDAIDTVKGCLLLFTGMVSSMTFRKDKMEASAKRGFTNATDAADYLVNHGVPFRDAHGIIGQLVLMAINEGKSLDELSLSEYKSVCPVFEEDIYEAISMKTCVEKRTTIGAPGADAMKRVLEIYKKELEA; this comes from the coding sequence ATGAAGCTTTGGGGAGGACGATTTACAAAAGAGACAGACGCGCTTGTCCACAATTTCAACGAATCCATTTCCTTTGACCAGAAATTTTACCGCCAGGACATCCGGGGCAGCATTGCCCATGTGACGATGCTGGCAAAGCAGGGCATTTTAAGCGCAGAAGATAAGGAGGCCATCGTTTCCGGCCTTGAGGGGATTTTAAGCGACCTGGAAACCGGCCGCCTGGAAATCACGACGGAGTACGAGGACATCCATTCCTTTGTGGAAGCGACGTTAATCGAGCGGATCGGCGAGGCCGGAAAGCGCCTGCACACGGGGCGCAGCCGAAACGACCAGGTGGCGCTTGACATGAAGCTCTACACCAGGGACGAGATCGACGAGCTGGACGGGCTTTTAAAGGGGCTTCTTTCCGAACTTCTGACACTCATGGAGGACAATCTCCACACGTATATGCCGGGTTTTACCCATCTCCAGAAGGCACAGCCCGTGACCTTATCCCACCACCTCGGCGCGTATTATGAGATGTTCCGCCGTGACAGGGGACGTCTCCTTGATATCCGGAAGCGGATGAATGTCTGCCCCCTTGGCTCCGGCGCCCTGGCCGGTACCACCTATCCCCTCGACCGGGAATACACAGCAGAGCTCCTTGGCTTTGACGGCCCCACCTTAAACAGCATGGATTCCGTCTCCGACCGGGATTACCTGATCGAGCTTCTTTCGGCACTCTCCATCATTGCCATGCATTTAAGCCGGTTCTCCGAGGAGATCATCATCTGGAACAGCAACGAGTATCAGTTTGTGGAGATGGACGATTCTTACAGCACCGGAAGCAGCATCATGCCCCAGAAGAAGAACCCGGATATCGCCGAGTTAATCCGCGGGAAAGCCGGCCGCGTCTACGGCGCGCTCATGTCTCTCCTTACGGTGATGAAGGGGATCCCGCTGGCTTACGATAAGGATCTCCAGGAGGACAAGGAGCTGACCTTTGACGCCATCGACACGGTGAAGGGGTGCCTGCTCCTGTTTACAGGCATGGTTTCTTCCATGACCTTCAGGAAAGATAAAATGGAGGCCAGCGCAAAGCGCGGCTTTACGAACGCCACGGATGCTGCCGACTATCTGGTGAACCACGGCGTGCCGTTCCGCGATGCCCACGGCATCATCGGCCAGCTTGTCCTCATGGCGATAAACGAAGGGAAATCCCTGGATGAACTGAGCCTTTCGGAGTACAAGTCTGTCTGCCCGGTATTTGAAGAAGATATTTATGAGGCAATTTCCATGAAAACATGCGTGGAGAAGCGCACCACCATCGGGGCGCCAGGCGCCGATGCCATGAAGCGTGTCCTTGAAATTTATAAGAAAGAGCTGGAAGCGTAG
- a CDS encoding LysR family transcriptional regulator — MTFLEIEAFLNIVQYGSFSAAAEKLYVTQPALGRRIRALEEELGYPLFVRGKGVRHVTLTRQGQAFIGLAYRWQALWNETQEEALLGHEKNFYVASVGSLLTFMLPNVFQTFMKEHPECSLHVSTIHSSEAYPHVSNKSADIAFITDPIYSSQVKTELFFEEELCLVAGTELGLPPSLKISQLDSRHEIRTRWDRNFDAWHNYYFGNSSVPRMYLDEMGFLQYFAQSGDNWAFLPVSIARSMKDTAPISIHELDVELPKRTLYYLYRVQDASPYQEPLLELCRKRLREEDGVTVREVS, encoded by the coding sequence ATGACATTTCTGGAAATCGAAGCATTTTTAAACATTGTACAGTACGGAAGCTTCTCCGCCGCAGCCGAAAAGCTCTACGTGACGCAGCCGGCCCTGGGCCGCCGGATCCGCGCGCTGGAAGAGGAGTTGGGCTATCCGCTTTTCGTGCGCGGAAAGGGCGTCCGCCATGTGACGCTGACGAGGCAGGGGCAGGCCTTCATCGGGCTGGCCTACCGCTGGCAGGCGCTCTGGAATGAGACCCAGGAGGAGGCGCTTTTAGGCCATGAGAAAAACTTTTATGTCGCCAGCGTCGGGAGTCTTTTGACCTTCATGCTGCCGAATGTGTTCCAGACCTTTATGAAGGAACACCCGGAATGCAGCCTCCATGTGTCGACGATCCACTCCAGCGAGGCCTATCCCCACGTCAGCAACAAGAGTGCCGACATCGCTTTCATTACCGACCCGATCTATTCGTCCCAGGTGAAGACCGAGCTGTTTTTTGAAGAGGAACTGTGCCTGGTGGCCGGAACGGAGCTGGGGCTCCCGCCGTCCTTAAAAATCAGCCAGCTTGACTCCCGCCACGAGATCCGCACCCGCTGGGACAGGAATTTCGATGCCTGGCACAATTACTATTTCGGCAACTCCTCGGTGCCGCGGATGTACCTGGATGAGATGGGCTTTCTCCAGTATTTTGCCCAGAGCGGCGATAACTGGGCGTTTCTGCCGGTGTCCATCGCCAGGAGCATGAAGGACACGGCGCCGATTTCCATTCACGAACTGGATGTGGAGCTTCCGAAACGGACGCTTTACTACCTCTACCGCGTCCAGGACGCCTCGCCCTACCAGGAGCCGCTTTTGGAGCTTTGCAGGAAGCGGCTCAGGGAGGAAGACGGCGTGACGGTGCGGGAGGTTTCCTAG
- a CDS encoding alcohol dehydrogenase catalytic domain-containing protein, producing the protein MLAYIYEGTGKFSMAEKPRPTLLSPRDAVVRVTLSSICTSDLHIKHGSVPRAVPGITVGHEMVGVVEEIGKEVKNVRPGDRVAVNVETFCGQCFFCLHGYVNNCTDPDGGWALGCRIDGGQAEFVRVPYADQGLTKIPDSVSDEQALFTGDILATGYWAAKIGEIKEGDTVLILGAGPTGICTLACVLLKNPGRVIVAEVDEGRIAFVKQHYPQVTVVNPHETDLEAFVKAHSEHGGADVVMEVAGTAETFKLAWQAARPNAVVVVVALYDEAQTLPLPEMYGKNLTFKTGGVDGCDCEEILRLIEAGRIDMTPLITHRVSLKEIEKGYEIFEGRRDGVIKVAVAP; encoded by the coding sequence ATGCTGGCATATATATATGAAGGAACAGGGAAATTTTCCATGGCTGAAAAGCCGAGGCCAACGCTTTTAAGCCCCAGGGACGCCGTCGTGCGGGTGACGCTCTCCAGCATCTGCACCAGCGATCTGCACATCAAGCACGGTTCCGTGCCCAGGGCCGTACCGGGGATTACTGTGGGGCACGAGATGGTGGGCGTCGTGGAAGAAATCGGTAAAGAGGTAAAAAATGTCCGCCCCGGCGACCGGGTGGCCGTCAATGTGGAGACCTTCTGCGGACAGTGCTTTTTCTGCCTCCATGGCTATGTGAACAACTGCACGGATCCCGACGGCGGCTGGGCCCTCGGCTGCCGGATCGACGGCGGCCAGGCGGAGTTTGTCCGCGTGCCATATGCCGACCAGGGGCTTACGAAAATCCCGGACTCTGTCTCCGACGAGCAGGCGCTTTTTACAGGCGATATCCTGGCTACCGGCTACTGGGCCGCGAAGATCGGGGAAATCAAAGAGGGCGATACGGTGTTGATTTTAGGTGCCGGGCCTACGGGGATCTGTACCCTGGCCTGCGTGCTGTTAAAAAACCCCGGCCGCGTCATCGTGGCCGAGGTGGATGAGGGACGGATCGCCTTCGTGAAACAGCACTATCCCCAGGTGACTGTCGTAAATCCCCATGAGACGGATCTGGAAGCGTTTGTAAAGGCCCACAGTGAACACGGCGGCGCCGACGTGGTGATGGAGGTTGCCGGAACAGCCGAAACCTTTAAGCTCGCCTGGCAGGCGGCCAGGCCCAACGCCGTCGTTGTGGTGGTGGCGCTCTATGACGAGGCGCAGACACTGCCGCTTCCTGAGATGTATGGGAAGAATCTGACCTTTAAAACAGGCGGCGTGGACGGATGCGACTGTGAGGAAATCCTGCGGCTCATTGAGGCCGGCCGCATTGATATGACGCCGTTAATTACCCACCGGGTTTCCCTTAAGGAGATTGAAAAGGGGTATGAGATCTTTGAGGGGAGACGTGACGGGGTGATTAAGGTGGCGGTGGCGCCGTAA
- a CDS encoding butyryl-CoA:acetate CoA-transferase, producing MDFRKMYEEKLVTAEEAAKAVKSGDWVDYGWTTGTPVAVDAAIAKRMPELTDVNFRGGILMWVPEIFKIENPADHLTWNSWHMGGIERKAIAQGFSFYAPIRYSELPRYYRDSQTKPDVAVFQVAPMDEHGYFNFGPNASHMAACCETAKTVIVEVNENMPVCYGGFEDCIHVSKVDMIVEGDNPAIAEMGGAAAATEVDEAVAKLIVEEIPDGACLQLGIGGMPNAVGSMIAKSDLKDLGVHTEMYVDAFVDIAKAGKITGARKGIDKGRQVYAFGAGTKKLYDYLNKNPECMSAPVSYTNDVRTIASLDNFISINNAVDLDLFGQINAESSGLKHISGAGGQLDFVLGAYLSKGGKSFICCSSTFTTKDGQLKSRILPTLNPGSIVTDTRANVHYLVTEYGKVNLKGLSTWQKAEAIISVAHPQFRDELIENAEKMHIWKKSNKR from the coding sequence ATGGATTTCAGAAAAATGTATGAAGAAAAGCTGGTGACGGCTGAGGAAGCCGCAAAAGCTGTCAAATCCGGCGACTGGGTGGACTACGGCTGGACGACGGGAACTCCCGTGGCCGTCGACGCTGCCATCGCAAAGCGTATGCCGGAGCTTACGGATGTGAATTTCCGCGGCGGCATTTTAATGTGGGTGCCGGAAATTTTCAAGATTGAGAACCCGGCCGACCATCTGACCTGGAACTCCTGGCACATGGGCGGCATCGAGAGAAAGGCCATCGCGCAGGGCTTTTCCTTCTATGCGCCGATCCGCTATTCCGAGCTTCCGAGATATTACAGGGACTCCCAGACGAAGCCGGATGTGGCTGTTTTCCAGGTGGCTCCCATGGACGAGCACGGATATTTTAACTTCGGCCCCAATGCGTCCCACATGGCCGCATGCTGCGAGACGGCAAAGACCGTCATCGTCGAGGTCAACGAAAACATGCCTGTCTGCTACGGCGGCTTTGAGGACTGCATCCATGTCTCCAAGGTGGACATGATCGTCGAGGGCGATAACCCGGCCATCGCCGAGATGGGCGGCGCTGCTGCTGCCACCGAGGTGGACGAGGCTGTCGCAAAGCTCATCGTCGAGGAAATCCCGGACGGCGCCTGCTTACAGCTTGGCATCGGCGGCATGCCGAACGCCGTCGGCTCCATGATCGCAAAGTCTGACCTTAAGGATCTCGGCGTACATACGGAGATGTATGTGGATGCCTTTGTCGACATTGCAAAGGCCGGAAAGATCACCGGCGCAAGAAAGGGCATCGACAAGGGCCGCCAGGTTTACGCTTTCGGCGCCGGCACGAAGAAGCTCTATGATTATCTGAACAAGAACCCGGAATGTATGTCTGCGCCTGTCAGCTATACGAATGATGTCCGCACCATCGCATCCCTCGACAACTTTATTTCCATCAACAACGCCGTGGATCTCGACCTGTTCGGCCAGATCAACGCCGAGTCCTCCGGGCTCAAACACATCAGCGGCGCCGGCGGACAGCTTGACTTCGTCCTGGGCGCTTACCTTTCCAAAGGCGGAAAGAGCTTTATCTGCTGTTCTTCCACCTTTACCACGAAGGACGGCCAGTTAAAGTCCAGGATCCTGCCGACGTTAAATCCGGGCTCCATCGTCACCGACACCCGCGCCAACGTCCACTATCTCGTGACCGAGTACGGTAAGGTGAATTTAAAGGGCCTTTCCACCTGGCAGAAGGCCGAGGCCATCATCTCCGTCGCACACCCGCAGTTCCGCGATGAACTGATCGAAAACGCAGAGAAGATGCATATCTGGAAAAAGAGCAACAAGCGGTAA